In Carassius carassius chromosome 7, fCarCar2.1, whole genome shotgun sequence, one genomic interval encodes:
- the LOC132144261 gene encoding oncoprotein-induced transcript 3 protein yields the protein MAIFHNAFIKTPTIISVILYVLTLNLSFKTVTWATTTAANLPDPCYNYTVLDDPWRSTSNTYGLHSYYMCDQSVTWSGWYRLFINGLSAHIPDTCVAQYSCGTDIALWIRGGHPTVQDGVVTRDVCGNSGSYCCYFGSYPIKVKACPGNYYVYELVSPAWCNLAYCADVSSVNTSSTAVTPATLSTATLPDPCYNYTVLDDPWRANSSQLSSSYKCDQSVTWSGWYRLFINGLSAHIPDTCVARGSCGTDIALWIRGGHPTVQDGVVTRDVCGNAGSYCCYFGSYPIKVKACPDNYYVYELVNPTWCNFAYCADVSSVITSSTTITPVTLSTGNAIHFILLT from the exons ATGTCTTAACACTTAACTTGTCATTCAAAACAGTCACATGGGCGACGACTACAGCAG CTAATCTGCCTGACCCCTGCTACAACTACACTGTGCTGGATGATCCATGGAGATCCACCAGTAATACATATGGCTTACATTCATATTACATGTGTGACCAGTCAGTCACCTGGAGCGGCTGGTATCGTCTCTTCATCAACGGTCTGAGCGCTCACATCCCAGACACATGTGTTGCTCAGTACAGCTGTGGCACTGATATTGCACTGTGGATTCGTGGTGGACACCCAACAGTTCAAGATGGAGTCGTCACTCGAGATGTCTGTGGTAACTCTGGCAGTTACTGCTGCTATTTCGGGTCTTACCCCATTAAAGTCAAAGCCTGTCCAGGCAATTATTATGTCTATGAGCTGGTTAGTCCAGCTTGGTGCAATCTTGCATACTGTGCAG ACGTTAGCAGCGTTAACACCAGCTCTACAGCCGTCACACCAGCGACCCTCTCTACAG CTACTCTACCTGACCCCTGCTACAACTACACTGTGCTGGACGATCCATGGAGAGCCAACAGCAGTCAGCTATCAAGCTCCTACAAGTGTGACCAGTCAGTCACCTGGAGCGGCTGGTATCGTCTCTTCATCAACGGTCTGAGCGCTCACATCCCAGACACATGTGTTGCACGTGGTAGCTGTGGCACTGATATCGCACTGTGGATTCGTGGTGGACACCCAACAGTTCAAGATGGAGTCGTCACTCGAGATGTCTGTGGTAACGCTGGCAGTTACTGCTGCTATTTCGGGTCTTACCCCATTAAAGTCAAAGCCTGTCCAGACAACTATTATGTCTATGAGCTGGTTAATCCAACTTGGTGCAATTTTGCATACTGTGCAG ATGTTAGCAGCGTTATCACCAGCTCTACAACCATCACACCAGTGACCCTCTCTACAGGTAATGCAATACACTTTATCTTATTGACTTGA